A region from the Lutra lutra chromosome 1, mLutLut1.2, whole genome shotgun sequence genome encodes:
- the OTOL1 gene encoding otolin-1, producing MWMFSWLCAILIILVIAGMDTVAKTTPHTKFTKKSEEKDMLKSLKPSSGPTPEEKEIPFMEAAEMTEATPSPPAPESAFDAATLFPFKNFTLDTADIFLNCCDCCSFVPGPKGEPGETGKPGLKGEAGDLGIPGPPGVVGPQGPKGQKGEKGLKGERGDPGTSGVPGYPGKPGEPGGLGPKGDRGNIGPAGVKGQKGSKGDMCANGTQGDKGDQGAVGSPGLNGEPGAKGEKGEMGDKGYCGESGERGGKGEKGEEGLKGEKGSKGDTGTEGKGGPDGLPGAPGDPGVKGEKGELGLPGPMGPAGPKGELGSKGVRGSIGKKGSRGLKGSKGEVARAMRSAFSAALSKPFPPPNIPIKFDKVLYNDQGNYSPITGKFNCSIPGAYVFSYHVTVRGRPARISLVAWNKKRFKSRETLYGHEIDQASLLIILKLSAGDQVWLEVSKDWNGVYVSPEDDSIFTGFLLYPEENSGISP from the exons ATGTGGATGTTTTCTTGGCTttgtgccattttaattattttggtgaTTGCTGGTATGGACACAGTAGCAAAGACCACACCACATACTAAATTTACGAAGAAATCTGAGGAAAAAGATATGCTGAAGAGTCTCAAGCCGTCCAGTGGCCCAactccagaagaaaaggaaattccttTCATGGAAGCAGCTGAAATGACAGAAGCAacccccagccctccagccccagAGTCTGCCTTCGATGCTGCCACTCTCTTCCCCTTTAAAAACTTCACTCTTGACACGGCTGATATCTTTTTGAACTGCTGTGATTGTTGTTCATTTGTACCAGGGCCAAAAGGAGAACCCGGAGAGACTGGAAAGCCAG GTCTTAAGGGAGAGGCTGGTGATTTGGGGATCCCAGGGCCACCAGGAGTTGTCGGACCCCAAGGTCCAAAAGgccagaaaggagagaagg GACTAAAGGGAGAACGTGGGGACCCAGGAACAAGTGGAGTTCCAGGATACCCAGGAAAACCTGGAGAACCAG GTGGCCTTGGTCCTAAaggggatagaggaaacattggACCAGCGGGAGTGAAAGGACAAAAAGGCTCCAAGGGGGACATGTGTGCAAATGGTACCCAAGGAGATAAAGGAGACCAGGGGGCTGTGGGCTCACCAGGCTTGAATGGAGAGCCTGGGGCCAAGGGGGAGAAGGGCGAGATGGGGGATAAGGGCTACTGTGGAGagtctggggagaggggaggaaaaggagaaaaaggtgaGGAGGgtctgaaaggagaaaaaggtaGCAAAGGAGATACTGGAACAGAAGGTAAAGGTGGCCCAGATGGCCTGCCTGGGGCCCCAGGGGATCCAGGGgttaaaggagaaaagggagagttAGGTCTGCCTGGTCCTATGGGACCCGCGGGGCCAAAAGGTGAGCTTGGGAGCAAAGGAGTCCGGGGATCTATTGGCAAGAAGGGCTCTCGGGGCCTCAAAGGCTCTAAGGGGGAGGTGGCCAGAGCTATGCGGTCAGCTTTCAGTGCTGCCTTATCCAagcctttccctcctcccaacaTCCCTATCAAGTTTGACAAGGTTCTCTATAATGACCAAGGAAATTACAGCCCCATCACTGGCAAATTTAACTGTAGTATTCCTGGGGCATATGTTTTTTCCTATCACGTCACTGTGAGGGGTCGACCTGCTCGCATCAGCCTGGTGGCCTGGAATAAGAAGCGGTTCAAGTCCCGAGAAACGCTCTATGGTCATGAAATAGACCAGGCCTCTCTCCTCATCATCCTGAAATTAAGTGCAGGGGACCAAGTCTGGTTGGAAGTTTCAAAAGATTGGAATGGTGTATATGTCAGCCCTGAGGATGACAGCATTTTTACTGGGTTCCTTTTGTACCCAGAGGAAAATTCTGGAATTTCACCATAA